TTTTGCTGCGTTCCTGAAGCGCCCCGGCCGGGCAGACCCCAAATCAATCGGGGAGAGCCCGATCCCCGACCGAGGACCGGGCTCTCCCCAGGATGTTTCTCGGTTTACTGGTAGGTGATAATGGCGGGCGCGGGGTCGAGGGCGAGCACCTGGCTCGGCTCCAGCACGGGGGTGTCCTGGTTGTAGAAGACCTTGAAAGCTCCGTACTGTATCGGCTGGCCGCGCACGAGCGTACCGTACTTGGAGAACTTCGCCTCGGCGCCGCCGAAACCGTCGGCGTGCAGCGCGACCTGCACGTTGTCCGTCGGCCGGATGTCCTGCTTGTTCGTGACGATGCCCAGTTCAAACTGGTGGACCATGAGCATCTTGTCGGGGATACCCTCCTCCTCGACCAGGTTGTCGAGGTACTCGACGGCTTCCTGGATCTCCGGTCCGTCGACCGTGCCGAGGTCCAGCCCCGGAACCTGTCCTTCGTCGACCGCGTACTCGGTGTCTATTGCAAGGTGGACGTACGGCTCCTTGAGGAACCTCTCCAGCCCTCGGACCTCCTCCATCACGCTCGCCCGGCCCAGCTGTACGTCGAGTATGAGCAGCGCGTCGTTCTGCCGGGCAAGCTCGGAGTACTGCTCTATGTATTCCGGGTCCACCGAGGCCACGTAGAGGTTGTCCGGGCCCGGGTCGCGCTGGGCAACGGTCGCTATAAACTCGATGGCCGGTATGGCCGGACGCTCGGGGTCGGCTTCGGAGTAGGCCTGGGTCTGCTCCTTGAGCAGCCGCATCATCTCGTCCGGCTCGTACTCCCCGAGGATGCCCATGAGGTCGGAGGTCGGTGTCCCGTAGTAGGCGACTATCCGGTTCTCCTTGAGCGGCCCGTCGGAGTTGTCCTCCTGACCCTCAAGTAGCGTCTCGCCGAGCGGGACGCTCCTGTTCGGCCCGGTGTACGGGGTCATCCCCGTCCCCTCGTCGTCTGCGGTGGTCTCCATCCCGGTCGTTTCAGGCGGCATGCCGGGGTTTTCGTACTGTTCTATGACCACCCCGCCGTTCTGCGTTCCGACGGCGAGTTCGGTATCGGCGGCGGTTACGCTCTGTGCGATAGGCGTCGCGTTTCGGGAGGGCTCAAGGGCGGCGTAGGGCTGCACCACCTGTCGCTCGGGCCGGGTCGTTGCGGCCTCACCGGTCGTTCCCTGCCCCTCTCCGTTCTGCCCGGAACTTTCTTCGCTGGAGGTTTGATCTCCGGACCCGCAAGCCTGAAGCAGCAGCAGGACCAAGATCACGACCGCGGCAGCCGATGCCGCAGCTATGATCATCTGCCTGCGGCGCTTTCTGCGCCTCTGATATTCCCTGAATGCAGCCAAACCCGGTAGTCCTTTCCCTCTCTTGCAGACCTTTTCAGGCTCGTCCCGGTCTTACGACGCCACCCTTCGCCCACGCCGGCTGAGTTTCGAGCAGTCTATCAGCACCCGCAGGACGCTGCGCGGCAAAGAAAAAACCCGACTCTTGGAGCCGGGTTCCGGTGCTGCTTCCGTTTTGTACTTGTGCTCGTCGGTCTTCGCTAGACGAGACCCTCAGCCTCGTACTCGCGCAGGAAGCCCTCGAAAAGCCTGCGATGTCCCTGCTCGTCGTGCAAAATGGCGATGACCATGTCCTGCGTAACCCAGTCGGACCCGTCGGTTACCTCGATGATCTTGTTATAGTGCTCTATCGCACCCGTCTCGGCCTCGATAACGCCCTTTATAACGTGGACGATGTCGGTGTTCGTCTCCGGCGGCTGCAGGTAGCTCTGCTGGGCCTTGAAGTCCATCGAACCGGGGACCGTGCCGTAGAGCTCCTTGATCCGCTCGGCGAACTGCTGGGCATGCCCCAACTCTTCCTGAACATCGGTTTTGAGCGACTCGATGATCTCCTGCGCCCGAACACCATCCGGGTTGACGGAGTTCGTAACGTAGCTCATGACCGTCTCAAGCTCCATCCAGTACGCCTGCTTGAGCAGACCTATGATCTCCTCCCGCTTCTGAGCGTTCGAGGAATCGAGTATGTCCGCCGTTCTTCCTGTCTCCATCTGCGACCTCCTGAAAAGTCTCTTCTCGCCTGCAACGGGTTTGTACCCGATGACTTTAGTTCCAAAACAATATCAATAACTATTATTGATATCAAGAAAAAGTATATCAGCGTCCGGTGTTTCGTCCACGATTTCGGGGGTTTTCCTGGCGGGTTTTCGGGGCTGGGACGGGTAGTTTCGAGCGGTGGTGTTCCGGTATCGTCAGCCGAGCTTCGGTTCGGTTCGGGCTTCGGCGGCGGCTTCGAGGCATTCGCTGGCGGTGGCTCCGGTGGAGGCCATCACCCCGGCGGCGAAGGCTCCCTCTACAAACGGGGCATCCACGAGGTGGGTTTTTTCGCGTCTGGCGTCGTCGAGCATCTCGAGGACGGCCTCGGTTGACATGACCGCGCTGCCGATATCCACGAAGACGAGCAGGTCGGAGGCGTTGGCGGCTTCGATGGAGCGCTGGATACGTTCGGGGTCGGTGCCGAGATCGCCTCCGGCCGTTCCCCCGACGGGTATTATTTCCACGTCCCCGGCCATTTGGCGCACGAGGTCGGCGGTTCCGGCTGCTATCTCAGGGCTGTGCGACACAAGGACCATCCCGACCATCTTACTTATCCTCCAGGGCGCTCGCGGCGGCGGCGAGAAGGAGCGCGGTCGAGGTCGCACCGGGGTCTCTGTGGCCGGCGGAGCGCGGTCCGAGGTAGCTTGCCCGGCCCTTTCTGGCGGTGAGTTCGATTGTGGATTCGGCCCCGGATTCGGCGGCCCGCGCGGCGGCCCGGAAGGCGGTTGCCGGTGAGTC
This sequence is a window from Rubrobacter indicoceani. Protein-coding genes within it:
- a CDS encoding ferritin-like domain-containing protein, which gives rise to METGRTADILDSSNAQKREEIIGLLKQAYWMELETVMSYVTNSVNPDGVRAQEIIESLKTDVQEELGHAQQFAERIKELYGTVPGSMDFKAQQSYLQPPETNTDIVHVIKGVIEAETGAIEHYNKIIEVTDGSDWVTQDMVIAILHDEQGHRRLFEGFLREYEAEGLV
- the dhaM gene encoding dihydroxyacetone kinase phosphoryl donor subunit DhaM, with protein sequence MVGMVLVSHSPEIAAGTADLVRQMAGDVEIIPVGGTAGGDLGTDPERIQRSIEAANASDLLVFVDIGSAVMSTEAVLEMLDDARREKTHLVDAPFVEGAFAAGVMASTGATASECLEAAAEARTEPKLG